The Camelus dromedarius isolate mCamDro1 chromosome 1, mCamDro1.pat, whole genome shotgun sequence genome has a window encoding:
- the NDUFC1 gene encoding NADH dehydrogenase [ubiquinone] 1 subunit C1, mitochondrial: MALSALLRSFSKLLAPVRLQNGSPSRSKFYIREPPHGKPNWLKVGLTLGTSGFLWIYLIKQHNEDVLEYKRRNGLE, translated from the exons ATGGCGCTGTCCGCGTTGTTGCGGTCCTTCTCGAAGCTGCTGGCCCCGGTCAGGCTCCAGAACGGCT CTCCATCGAGATCAAAGTTCTACATTCGGGAACCGCCACATGGCAAACCTAACTGGCTGAAAGTTGGACTGACCTTGGGCACCTCGGGTTTCTTGTGGATCTAT CTCATCAAACAACATAATGAAGATGTTTTAgagtataaaagaagaaatgggtTGGAATAA